A single window of Mugil cephalus isolate CIBA_MC_2020 chromosome 1, CIBA_Mcephalus_1.1, whole genome shotgun sequence DNA harbors:
- the zbtb4 gene encoding uncharacterized protein zbtb4 isoform X1 has protein sequence MVAPAREEEEKVSILLFRGLVMVSGEKVWDPLRAGLVQSHLSERRLAPGLIPFCNPTLTVTKDTTFHPSQLVSPLSSLPLSLVALNTLHPARVSSPLHSPVDLCGSSKIEGRRKPARCLCVDSQPEEEEEEEEEVEAERSEMKGKRLGGRGEAAMDDRLEDMGDGPKNAKITLSFPLSAAPLPTSLTSPTHCHSSSSSSSSPHRRRPSSKSSDKGSLWKLDATMDVKHRPFKPPRHDSSPSSSPSSSSSPMTVHALIRKDIKSPPPLKCSKLSSETQFHRSPPRSAAGSLGGCFGGDGWDERHRVANGTASPSQTAQILFSLGASAYQRGGDAEKREKITGRPAGKVGSPHGPSLHPPTLHLPPPLPPPPPPPSEGLTAPPHSSSYSPTDSLKPELICGVCHRLFSSASSLTVHMRLHRGSRALSCHYCGKVFIHSKRLQSHEASCRVPGLPSNSLRPPLAVQPKEEPLEEGEVRVEGGVIVGETDISKARPGKKARSLLARIQGDAAADTELLAGDENHFVKVVDGNVIYFCSVCERSYMTLSSLKRHSNVHSWRRKYPCHYCDKVFALAEYRTKHEVWHTGERRYQCIFCWDAFATYYNLKTHQKTIHGINPSLISSEKTANGGYKQKANALKLYRLLPMRSQKRPYKTYSDSLHNGLLLPPTETPSLSLPGLGCALGPGDLQSLIGGAHPQSVKPDPDAFPDGFPVSVTAEHRDLSALTPLPQMDVSHVRKHESEALESEQGRGSGSFKMSHSSKTKTLKPGRGTESSMPSVITYGHTKPSVIVHGTAVSSSVIVHSNQVTSGSEKSPTNSPFPETSDGQTLHKGSSRPTKKQRESTDNHRKRSRDGSDTTEEGSRSRHDADTGRLFHKSRKSHSKSDISSSKQLSASVGSQIKEAGPLCQITVRIGEEAIVKRSISETDLRRDKSLSPPKTKRSETSSVRDTKEPRHSHSHHHHHRHRLQSRGSLEAEGDKERGECEEEEDEEEEEEEEDVRKKSSKSPDEVREYYFRREVREQDSDHDTEDNLWRPYYSYKPKRKAQAHLQRVKSWQRKLKYKRSIRLKRRAERIKSAVNKETEKSQNEEEDRTTEKAEKLSKAKTDKGEGKKKDYPSALLEEENKDTGEQVKEARHEVSSPPLLSPKPPLSTSVAPTGIKRRPWTNGNAAECGTCGRWFSSPRKRDKHELSHLLEFVCLFCRATFPSRDKLEDHQRAQHPKPTEAPSAPPKVALGDQVEGVGMKSVSEAAKYDEDKGVGGCNSSPSRLSRRALSRHTCPQCHKVCKTSSALTRHIRRHELSSSPERDKEDKDPEPKKTQTVVHAPGTDLETEKAHVPSALSVSVISYSTPEPPGAGDCLASQQHADHLSELADKHHVLESRDKPQLTELTLPAPAREDKPQTAAPPLDSPINLTPSKHDFMPATPSTLQSVLVMNGPECLDYRTPSKKHLDNHVHRIPSPAHIVASTNTSPNVPVTSQTRITTAAPPVSMATAPTSEGGFAKRDGVIMDRERQGGSGMFLHAGYEEPPLVHDLRVQSVSRSPSPGEAQDLTMSSILAREREIERQRDKERELERLRERERDKELEKEREKEIERAQQISRVAHVPEDQITLLVPKEEPLSPVPSPQHIPSQTTMNGFSSRRHTPKSPCRSPSTIGLLAQANRQVHSSSQGLDRLTLPSGAAASGDRPSAHALLLPRAPQPPEPEHQDTVSSRDSQQGNVTPVGYAAQDYPLPLIVPDSYRSGKKQEDNLLMSTYPPGALPFGPLGKVMVPNGGDLAKLPFYPDPYQLLYGPQLLAYPYNLAALPVALNMMAPGGDKVEPLPFLPAIFNYAAGPYMGAAPHPLVSNPSLYSSSGGGSKKQRDSSGSKP, from the exons ATGGTTGCTCCCGCgcgtgaagaggaggaaaaggtttCTATTTTACT ATTTCGGGGGCTGGTCATGGTGTCCGGTGAGAAGGTGTGGGACCCCCTCCGTGCGGGCCTTGTTCAGTCACATCTGAGTGAGCGGCGCCTGGCTCCAGGGCTAATTCCCTTCTGCAACCCCACACTTACCGTGACCAAGGACACCACATTCCACCCAAGTCAGTTGGTGTCACCTTTGTCTTCCCTGCCACTGTCACTAGTGGCTCTGAACACCCTCCACCCGGCTCGAGTCTCCTCGCCCTTGCATTCCCCCGTCGATTTGTGCGGCTCGAGCAAAATTGAAGGACGACGCAAACCCGCTCGCTGTTTGTGCGTGGACTCTCAgcctgaagaggaggaggaggaggaggaggaagtggaagctGAGCGGTCCGAGATGAAGGGCAAAAGGCTCGGGGGCCGAGGAGAGGCCGCCATGGACGACAGGCTGGAGGACATGGGTGATGGAcctaaaaatgcaaaaatcacCCTAAGCTTCCCACTTAGCGCCGCCCCGCTACCAACCTCTCTGACATCGCCGACCCACTGTCACAgttcctcgtcgtcctcctcttctccccacAGACGGCGACCATCCTCCAAGAGCTCGGACAAGGGATCACTGTGGAAACTGGATGCCACCATGGACGTAAAGCACAGACCTTTTAAGCCCCCGAGACATGACagctctccgtcctcctccccctcctcctcctcgtctcccaTGACTGTTCATGCACTGATCAGGAAAGATATAAAATCCCCGCCTCCTCTGAAGTGCTCCAAGCTCAGTTCAGAGACCCAGTTTCACAGGTCGCCCCCGAGATCCGCCGCTGGGTCTCTGGGGGGCTGTTTTGGCGGAGATGGATGGGATGAGAGGCACAGGGTGGCCAACGGTACGGCCTCGCCCTCTCAGACTGCCCAGATCCTCTTTAGCCTGGGCGCGTCGGCCTATCAGAGAGGTGGGGAcgcagagaagagagagaaaataacagGAAGACCAGCTGGTAAAGTGGGGAGCCCTCACGGACCAAGCCTTCACCCACCCACgctccacctcccccctcccttaccgccaccaccccctcccccctccgaGGGTCTTACTGCGCCTCCCCACTCATCCTCCTATTCTCCTACTGACAGCCTGAAGCCCGAGTTGATATGCGGGGTGTGCCACCGGCTCTTCAGTTCAGCCTCTTCACTTACGGTCCACATGCGGCTGCATCGTGGCAGCCGCGCCCTCAGTTGCCATTACTGTGGCAAAGTCTTCATCCACAGCAAAAGACTGCAATCCCACGAGGCCTCCTGCAGGGTGCCAGGCCTACCCTCTAACAGCCTGCGTCCTCCTCTCGCTGTACAGCCGAAGGAGGAGCCGTTGGAGGAGGGCGAGGTGAGAGTGGAGGGGGGAGTGATTGTGGGAGAAACAGACATCAGTAAGGCGCGGCCAGGGAAGAAGGCACGGAGCCTCCTGGCGCGTATCCAAGGTGATGCTGCAGCAGACACAGAGCTACTGGCGGGCGATGAGAACCATTTTGTGAAGGTGGTGGATggcaatgtcatttacttctgcTCTGTGTGCGAGCGATCCTACATGACCCTGTCCAGCCTGAAGCGCCACTCTAATGTGCACTCGTGGCGCCGCAAATATCCATGCCATTATTGTGACAAGGTCTTTGCCCTGGCTGAGTACCGCACTAAGCACGAGGTGTGGCACACCGGAGAGCGGCGATACCAGTGCATCTTCTGCTGGGACGCCTTTGCCACCTACTACAACCTCAAAACGCACCAGAAGACCATTCACGGGATTAACCCCAGCCTCATCTCCAGTGAAAAGACAGCCAACGGGGGTTATAAGCAGAAAGCGAATGCCCTCAAGCTTTACCGCCTTCTTCCCATGCGCTCCCAGAAGAGACCCTACAAGACGTACAGTGACAGTTTGCATAATGGTCTGCTGCTACCGCCGACTGAAACaccttccctctctctgcccgGCCTGGGGTGCGCTCTGGGCCCCGGGGACCTACAAAGCCTCATCGGTGGGGCCCACCCTCAGAGTGTCAAGCCTGACCCAGATGCCTTCCCTGATGGCTTCCCCGTCTCTGTGACTGCTGAACACAGGGACCTCTCTGCACTAACACCCCTCCCCCAAATGGACGTGTCCCACGTTAGAAAACATGAGAGTGAGGCCCTGGAGTCGGAGCAGGGGAGAGGCAGTGGCAGCTTCAAAATGTCCCACAGCAGCAAAACCAAAACTCTCAAGCCTGGTAGAGGCACAGAGTCAAGCATGCCTTCTGTGATTACGTATGGCCATACGAAACCCTCCGTCATCGTTCATGGGACAGCAGTGTCGTCCTCTGTCATCGTGCATAGCAACCAGGTTACCTCTGGGAGTGAAAAGAGTCCAACGAACAGCCCGTTCCCGGAAACAAGCGACGGCCAGACTTTACACAAGGGCAGTTCCAGGCCAAccaaaaaacaaagggaaagtaCAGATAATCACAGAAAGAGGTCAAGAGACGGTTCAGATACCACAGAGGAGGGCTCGAGAAGCAGGCACGATGCAGACACGGGCAGATTATTTCACAAATCACGCAAGTCCCACAGCAAAAGTGACATATCCAGCTCAAAGCAGCTGTCAGCATCTGTCGGGTCACAGATCAAAGAGGCAGGGCCACTGTGTCAGATCACCGTGCGCATCGGTGAGGAGGCCATAGTGAAACGCAGCATCTCTGAAACAGACCTTAGGAGAGACAAGAGCCTTTCTCCCCCAAAAACCAAACGCAGCGAAACATCATCTGTGCGTGACACCAAGGAACCACGTCACTCTCActcccaccaccatcaccatagACACCGCCTCCAAAGCAGAGGCAGCCTGGAAGCAGAGGGTGATAAGGAAAGAGGagagtgtgaggaggaggaggacgaggaggaggaagaggaggaggaggacgtcaGGAAAAAGAGCTCCAAATCCCCCGACGAAGTGAGGGAGTACTACTTCCGCCGGGAGGTGCGCGAGCAGGACAGTGACCACGACACGGAGGATAACTTATGGCGGCCGTACTACTCTTACAAGCCGAAGAGAAAGGCCCAAGCACATCTACAGAGGGTGAAGAGCTGGCAGAGAAAGCTCAAGTACAAGCGCTCCATTCGGCTGAAGAGGAGGGCAGAGAGAATTAAGAGCGCTGTGaataaagaaacagagaaatcccaaaatgaagaggaggataGGACAACTGAGAAGGCTGAAAAACTCTCAAAAGCTAAAACAGACAAGGgagaagggaaaaagaaagattatCCCTCAGCTCTCttagaggaggaaaataaagacacaggaGAGCAGGTTAAAGAGGCCCGTCATGAggtctcctcccctcctctgctctctccaAAGCCTCCTCTGTCTACCTCAGTGGCTCCTACAGGAATAAAGAGACGGCCTTGGACAAACGGGAACGCAGCGGAGTGCGGTACATGTGGACGCTGGTTCTCAAGCCCCAGGAAGCGAGACAAACACGAACTTAGCCATCTGCTGGAATTTGTGTGCCTCTTCTGTCGAGCGACTTTCCCCTCAAGAGACAAGTTGGAGGACCACCAGAGAGCCCAGCACCCTAAGCCTACAGAGGCACCGTCTGCACCCCCTAAAGTTGCACTTGGGGACCAAGTTGAAGGGGTTGGGATGAAATCTGTGTCGGAGGCAGCAAAGTATGATGAAGATAAAGGAGTGGGAGGATGTAACTCCAGCCCGAGTCGTCTAAGCAGGAGAGCGTTATCGCGGCACACCTGTCCACAGTGTCACAAGGTGTGCAAGACGTCTTCAGCACTAACTCGTCACATCCGACGTCACGAGTTGAGCAGCTCTCCGGAGAGAGACAAGGAAGATAAAGACccagaaccaaaaaaaacacagacagttgTTCATGCTCCCGGCACAGACCTGGAGACCGAAAAAGCACACGTCCCCAGTGCTCTCTCCGTTTCCGTCATCAGCTATTCGACCCCTGAGCCGCCCGGTGCCGGCGACTGTTTGGCATCGCAGCAGCACGCAGACCATCTCAGTGAACTCGCAGATAAACATCACGTGTTAGAATCCAGAGACAAACCCCAGCTAACAGAGCTCACACTTCCAGCTCCGGCGAGAGAGGACAAACCACAAACTGCGGCCCCTCCGTTGGACAGCCCTATTAACCTTACGCCCTCTAAACACGACTTCATGCCTGCCACGCCCTCCACCCTCCAGAGTGTGCTCGTCATGAATGGGCCCGAATGTCTCGACTACCGGACCCCCAGCAAAAAGCACTTAGACAACCACGTCCACAGAATACCCAGCCCTGCGCACATCGTGGCATCCACCAACACCTCTCCAAATGTGCCCGTGACGTCACAGACCAGAATAAccactgctgctcctcctgtttccatggcaacagctcCCACTTCTGAGGGGGGATTCGCGAAACGGGATGGGGTCATTatggacagagagaggcagggtGGGAGTGGTATGTTTCTGCACGCGGGTTACGAGGAACCGCCCCTGGTCCACGATCTCAGAGTCCAGTCCGTGTCCAGGAGTCCCTCTCCCGGGGAAGCACAAGACCTCACCATGTCCTCCATACTAgccagggagagagagatagagaggcaaagagataaagagagggAGCTGGAAAGgctgagagaaagggaaagggacAAAGAActtgagaaagaaagagagaaagaaatagagaGAGCCCAGCAAATCAGTAGAGTCGCTCACGTCCCGGAGGACCAGATAACACTTTTGGTCCCGAAAGAGGAGCCCCTGAGCCCTGTACCTTCTCCCCAACATATCCCCAGTCAAACCACTATGAACGGATTCTCTTCGCGCAGGCACACTCCCAAGTCCCCCTGCCGGTCCCCCTCAACTATCGGACTGTTAGCCCAAGCCAACCGCCAGGTCCACTCCAGTTCGCAAGGACTCGACAGGCTCACGCTGCCCTCCGGAGCAGCTGCTTCCGGCGACCGGCCCTCCGCCCACGCTCTGCTTCTTCCCCGAGCCCCGCAACCACCTGAGCCGGAGCACCAGGACACCGTTTCTTCCAGAGATTCCCAGCAAGGGAATGTCACCCCGGTGGGCTACGCCGCCCAGGATTACCCACTACCCCTCATTGTGCCGGACAGTTACCGCTCTGGTAAGAAGCAGGAGGACAACCTGCTCATGTCCACCTATCCGCCTGGAGCTCTTCCCTTTGGACCGTTGGGGAAAGTCATGGTTCCTAATGGCGGGGACCTCGCCAAGCTGCCGTTCTATCCGGACCCTTACCAGCTGCTCTACGGGCCCCAGCTCTTGGCCTACCCCTATAACTTGGCAGCACTTCCTGTGGCTTTGAATATGATGGCGCCCGGGGGAGACAAGGTGGAACCTCTGCCGTTCCTCCCTGCCATCTTCAACTACGCAGCTGGGCCCTACATGGGCGCAGCCCCGCACCCGCTGGTGTCGAACCCCAGCCTGtacagcagcagcggcggcggcagcaaaAAGCAGCGAGACAGCAGCGGCAGCAAACCGTAG
- the zbtb4 gene encoding uncharacterized protein zbtb4 isoform X2, with product MVSGEKVWDPLRAGLVQSHLSERRLAPGLIPFCNPTLTVTKDTTFHPSQLVSPLSSLPLSLVALNTLHPARVSSPLHSPVDLCGSSKIEGRRKPARCLCVDSQPEEEEEEEEEVEAERSEMKGKRLGGRGEAAMDDRLEDMGDGPKNAKITLSFPLSAAPLPTSLTSPTHCHSSSSSSSSPHRRRPSSKSSDKGSLWKLDATMDVKHRPFKPPRHDSSPSSSPSSSSSPMTVHALIRKDIKSPPPLKCSKLSSETQFHRSPPRSAAGSLGGCFGGDGWDERHRVANGTASPSQTAQILFSLGASAYQRGGDAEKREKITGRPAGKVGSPHGPSLHPPTLHLPPPLPPPPPPPSEGLTAPPHSSSYSPTDSLKPELICGVCHRLFSSASSLTVHMRLHRGSRALSCHYCGKVFIHSKRLQSHEASCRVPGLPSNSLRPPLAVQPKEEPLEEGEVRVEGGVIVGETDISKARPGKKARSLLARIQGDAAADTELLAGDENHFVKVVDGNVIYFCSVCERSYMTLSSLKRHSNVHSWRRKYPCHYCDKVFALAEYRTKHEVWHTGERRYQCIFCWDAFATYYNLKTHQKTIHGINPSLISSEKTANGGYKQKANALKLYRLLPMRSQKRPYKTYSDSLHNGLLLPPTETPSLSLPGLGCALGPGDLQSLIGGAHPQSVKPDPDAFPDGFPVSVTAEHRDLSALTPLPQMDVSHVRKHESEALESEQGRGSGSFKMSHSSKTKTLKPGRGTESSMPSVITYGHTKPSVIVHGTAVSSSVIVHSNQVTSGSEKSPTNSPFPETSDGQTLHKGSSRPTKKQRESTDNHRKRSRDGSDTTEEGSRSRHDADTGRLFHKSRKSHSKSDISSSKQLSASVGSQIKEAGPLCQITVRIGEEAIVKRSISETDLRRDKSLSPPKTKRSETSSVRDTKEPRHSHSHHHHHRHRLQSRGSLEAEGDKERGECEEEEDEEEEEEEEDVRKKSSKSPDEVREYYFRREVREQDSDHDTEDNLWRPYYSYKPKRKAQAHLQRVKSWQRKLKYKRSIRLKRRAERIKSAVNKETEKSQNEEEDRTTEKAEKLSKAKTDKGEGKKKDYPSALLEEENKDTGEQVKEARHEVSSPPLLSPKPPLSTSVAPTGIKRRPWTNGNAAECGTCGRWFSSPRKRDKHELSHLLEFVCLFCRATFPSRDKLEDHQRAQHPKPTEAPSAPPKVALGDQVEGVGMKSVSEAAKYDEDKGVGGCNSSPSRLSRRALSRHTCPQCHKVCKTSSALTRHIRRHELSSSPERDKEDKDPEPKKTQTVVHAPGTDLETEKAHVPSALSVSVISYSTPEPPGAGDCLASQQHADHLSELADKHHVLESRDKPQLTELTLPAPAREDKPQTAAPPLDSPINLTPSKHDFMPATPSTLQSVLVMNGPECLDYRTPSKKHLDNHVHRIPSPAHIVASTNTSPNVPVTSQTRITTAAPPVSMATAPTSEGGFAKRDGVIMDRERQGGSGMFLHAGYEEPPLVHDLRVQSVSRSPSPGEAQDLTMSSILAREREIERQRDKERELERLRERERDKELEKEREKEIERAQQISRVAHVPEDQITLLVPKEEPLSPVPSPQHIPSQTTMNGFSSRRHTPKSPCRSPSTIGLLAQANRQVHSSSQGLDRLTLPSGAAASGDRPSAHALLLPRAPQPPEPEHQDTVSSRDSQQGNVTPVGYAAQDYPLPLIVPDSYRSGKKQEDNLLMSTYPPGALPFGPLGKVMVPNGGDLAKLPFYPDPYQLLYGPQLLAYPYNLAALPVALNMMAPGGDKVEPLPFLPAIFNYAAGPYMGAAPHPLVSNPSLYSSSGGGSKKQRDSSGSKP from the coding sequence ATGGTGTCCGGTGAGAAGGTGTGGGACCCCCTCCGTGCGGGCCTTGTTCAGTCACATCTGAGTGAGCGGCGCCTGGCTCCAGGGCTAATTCCCTTCTGCAACCCCACACTTACCGTGACCAAGGACACCACATTCCACCCAAGTCAGTTGGTGTCACCTTTGTCTTCCCTGCCACTGTCACTAGTGGCTCTGAACACCCTCCACCCGGCTCGAGTCTCCTCGCCCTTGCATTCCCCCGTCGATTTGTGCGGCTCGAGCAAAATTGAAGGACGACGCAAACCCGCTCGCTGTTTGTGCGTGGACTCTCAgcctgaagaggaggaggaggaggaggaggaagtggaagctGAGCGGTCCGAGATGAAGGGCAAAAGGCTCGGGGGCCGAGGAGAGGCCGCCATGGACGACAGGCTGGAGGACATGGGTGATGGAcctaaaaatgcaaaaatcacCCTAAGCTTCCCACTTAGCGCCGCCCCGCTACCAACCTCTCTGACATCGCCGACCCACTGTCACAgttcctcgtcgtcctcctcttctccccacAGACGGCGACCATCCTCCAAGAGCTCGGACAAGGGATCACTGTGGAAACTGGATGCCACCATGGACGTAAAGCACAGACCTTTTAAGCCCCCGAGACATGACagctctccgtcctcctccccctcctcctcctcgtctcccaTGACTGTTCATGCACTGATCAGGAAAGATATAAAATCCCCGCCTCCTCTGAAGTGCTCCAAGCTCAGTTCAGAGACCCAGTTTCACAGGTCGCCCCCGAGATCCGCCGCTGGGTCTCTGGGGGGCTGTTTTGGCGGAGATGGATGGGATGAGAGGCACAGGGTGGCCAACGGTACGGCCTCGCCCTCTCAGACTGCCCAGATCCTCTTTAGCCTGGGCGCGTCGGCCTATCAGAGAGGTGGGGAcgcagagaagagagagaaaataacagGAAGACCAGCTGGTAAAGTGGGGAGCCCTCACGGACCAAGCCTTCACCCACCCACgctccacctcccccctcccttaccgccaccaccccctcccccctccgaGGGTCTTACTGCGCCTCCCCACTCATCCTCCTATTCTCCTACTGACAGCCTGAAGCCCGAGTTGATATGCGGGGTGTGCCACCGGCTCTTCAGTTCAGCCTCTTCACTTACGGTCCACATGCGGCTGCATCGTGGCAGCCGCGCCCTCAGTTGCCATTACTGTGGCAAAGTCTTCATCCACAGCAAAAGACTGCAATCCCACGAGGCCTCCTGCAGGGTGCCAGGCCTACCCTCTAACAGCCTGCGTCCTCCTCTCGCTGTACAGCCGAAGGAGGAGCCGTTGGAGGAGGGCGAGGTGAGAGTGGAGGGGGGAGTGATTGTGGGAGAAACAGACATCAGTAAGGCGCGGCCAGGGAAGAAGGCACGGAGCCTCCTGGCGCGTATCCAAGGTGATGCTGCAGCAGACACAGAGCTACTGGCGGGCGATGAGAACCATTTTGTGAAGGTGGTGGATggcaatgtcatttacttctgcTCTGTGTGCGAGCGATCCTACATGACCCTGTCCAGCCTGAAGCGCCACTCTAATGTGCACTCGTGGCGCCGCAAATATCCATGCCATTATTGTGACAAGGTCTTTGCCCTGGCTGAGTACCGCACTAAGCACGAGGTGTGGCACACCGGAGAGCGGCGATACCAGTGCATCTTCTGCTGGGACGCCTTTGCCACCTACTACAACCTCAAAACGCACCAGAAGACCATTCACGGGATTAACCCCAGCCTCATCTCCAGTGAAAAGACAGCCAACGGGGGTTATAAGCAGAAAGCGAATGCCCTCAAGCTTTACCGCCTTCTTCCCATGCGCTCCCAGAAGAGACCCTACAAGACGTACAGTGACAGTTTGCATAATGGTCTGCTGCTACCGCCGACTGAAACaccttccctctctctgcccgGCCTGGGGTGCGCTCTGGGCCCCGGGGACCTACAAAGCCTCATCGGTGGGGCCCACCCTCAGAGTGTCAAGCCTGACCCAGATGCCTTCCCTGATGGCTTCCCCGTCTCTGTGACTGCTGAACACAGGGACCTCTCTGCACTAACACCCCTCCCCCAAATGGACGTGTCCCACGTTAGAAAACATGAGAGTGAGGCCCTGGAGTCGGAGCAGGGGAGAGGCAGTGGCAGCTTCAAAATGTCCCACAGCAGCAAAACCAAAACTCTCAAGCCTGGTAGAGGCACAGAGTCAAGCATGCCTTCTGTGATTACGTATGGCCATACGAAACCCTCCGTCATCGTTCATGGGACAGCAGTGTCGTCCTCTGTCATCGTGCATAGCAACCAGGTTACCTCTGGGAGTGAAAAGAGTCCAACGAACAGCCCGTTCCCGGAAACAAGCGACGGCCAGACTTTACACAAGGGCAGTTCCAGGCCAAccaaaaaacaaagggaaagtaCAGATAATCACAGAAAGAGGTCAAGAGACGGTTCAGATACCACAGAGGAGGGCTCGAGAAGCAGGCACGATGCAGACACGGGCAGATTATTTCACAAATCACGCAAGTCCCACAGCAAAAGTGACATATCCAGCTCAAAGCAGCTGTCAGCATCTGTCGGGTCACAGATCAAAGAGGCAGGGCCACTGTGTCAGATCACCGTGCGCATCGGTGAGGAGGCCATAGTGAAACGCAGCATCTCTGAAACAGACCTTAGGAGAGACAAGAGCCTTTCTCCCCCAAAAACCAAACGCAGCGAAACATCATCTGTGCGTGACACCAAGGAACCACGTCACTCTCActcccaccaccatcaccatagACACCGCCTCCAAAGCAGAGGCAGCCTGGAAGCAGAGGGTGATAAGGAAAGAGGagagtgtgaggaggaggaggacgaggaggaggaagaggaggaggaggacgtcaGGAAAAAGAGCTCCAAATCCCCCGACGAAGTGAGGGAGTACTACTTCCGCCGGGAGGTGCGCGAGCAGGACAGTGACCACGACACGGAGGATAACTTATGGCGGCCGTACTACTCTTACAAGCCGAAGAGAAAGGCCCAAGCACATCTACAGAGGGTGAAGAGCTGGCAGAGAAAGCTCAAGTACAAGCGCTCCATTCGGCTGAAGAGGAGGGCAGAGAGAATTAAGAGCGCTGTGaataaagaaacagagaaatcccaaaatgaagaggaggataGGACAACTGAGAAGGCTGAAAAACTCTCAAAAGCTAAAACAGACAAGGgagaagggaaaaagaaagattatCCCTCAGCTCTCttagaggaggaaaataaagacacaggaGAGCAGGTTAAAGAGGCCCGTCATGAggtctcctcccctcctctgctctctccaAAGCCTCCTCTGTCTACCTCAGTGGCTCCTACAGGAATAAAGAGACGGCCTTGGACAAACGGGAACGCAGCGGAGTGCGGTACATGTGGACGCTGGTTCTCAAGCCCCAGGAAGCGAGACAAACACGAACTTAGCCATCTGCTGGAATTTGTGTGCCTCTTCTGTCGAGCGACTTTCCCCTCAAGAGACAAGTTGGAGGACCACCAGAGAGCCCAGCACCCTAAGCCTACAGAGGCACCGTCTGCACCCCCTAAAGTTGCACTTGGGGACCAAGTTGAAGGGGTTGGGATGAAATCTGTGTCGGAGGCAGCAAAGTATGATGAAGATAAAGGAGTGGGAGGATGTAACTCCAGCCCGAGTCGTCTAAGCAGGAGAGCGTTATCGCGGCACACCTGTCCACAGTGTCACAAGGTGTGCAAGACGTCTTCAGCACTAACTCGTCACATCCGACGTCACGAGTTGAGCAGCTCTCCGGAGAGAGACAAGGAAGATAAAGACccagaaccaaaaaaaacacagacagttgTTCATGCTCCCGGCACAGACCTGGAGACCGAAAAAGCACACGTCCCCAGTGCTCTCTCCGTTTCCGTCATCAGCTATTCGACCCCTGAGCCGCCCGGTGCCGGCGACTGTTTGGCATCGCAGCAGCACGCAGACCATCTCAGTGAACTCGCAGATAAACATCACGTGTTAGAATCCAGAGACAAACCCCAGCTAACAGAGCTCACACTTCCAGCTCCGGCGAGAGAGGACAAACCACAAACTGCGGCCCCTCCGTTGGACAGCCCTATTAACCTTACGCCCTCTAAACACGACTTCATGCCTGCCACGCCCTCCACCCTCCAGAGTGTGCTCGTCATGAATGGGCCCGAATGTCTCGACTACCGGACCCCCAGCAAAAAGCACTTAGACAACCACGTCCACAGAATACCCAGCCCTGCGCACATCGTGGCATCCACCAACACCTCTCCAAATGTGCCCGTGACGTCACAGACCAGAATAAccactgctgctcctcctgtttccatggcaacagctcCCACTTCTGAGGGGGGATTCGCGAAACGGGATGGGGTCATTatggacagagagaggcagggtGGGAGTGGTATGTTTCTGCACGCGGGTTACGAGGAACCGCCCCTGGTCCACGATCTCAGAGTCCAGTCCGTGTCCAGGAGTCCCTCTCCCGGGGAAGCACAAGACCTCACCATGTCCTCCATACTAgccagggagagagagatagagaggcaaagagataaagagagggAGCTGGAAAGgctgagagaaagggaaagggacAAAGAActtgagaaagaaagagagaaagaaatagagaGAGCCCAGCAAATCAGTAGAGTCGCTCACGTCCCGGAGGACCAGATAACACTTTTGGTCCCGAAAGAGGAGCCCCTGAGCCCTGTACCTTCTCCCCAACATATCCCCAGTCAAACCACTATGAACGGATTCTCTTCGCGCAGGCACACTCCCAAGTCCCCCTGCCGGTCCCCCTCAACTATCGGACTGTTAGCCCAAGCCAACCGCCAGGTCCACTCCAGTTCGCAAGGACTCGACAGGCTCACGCTGCCCTCCGGAGCAGCTGCTTCCGGCGACCGGCCCTCCGCCCACGCTCTGCTTCTTCCCCGAGCCCCGCAACCACCTGAGCCGGAGCACCAGGACACCGTTTCTTCCAGAGATTCCCAGCAAGGGAATGTCACCCCGGTGGGCTACGCCGCCCAGGATTACCCACTACCCCTCATTGTGCCGGACAGTTACCGCTCTGGTAAGAAGCAGGAGGACAACCTGCTCATGTCCACCTATCCGCCTGGAGCTCTTCCCTTTGGACCGTTGGGGAAAGTCATGGTTCCTAATGGCGGGGACCTCGCCAAGCTGCCGTTCTATCCGGACCCTTACCAGCTGCTCTACGGGCCCCAGCTCTTGGCCTACCCCTATAACTTGGCAGCACTTCCTGTGGCTTTGAATATGATGGCGCCCGGGGGAGACAAGGTGGAACCTCTGCCGTTCCTCCCTGCCATCTTCAACTACGCAGCTGGGCCCTACATGGGCGCAGCCCCGCACCCGCTGGTGTCGAACCCCAGCCTGtacagcagcagcggcggcggcagcaaaAAGCAGCGAGACAGCAGCGGCAGCAAACCGTAG